The genomic interval TCCAACCGGCTGGCCCGGGCGCTGTCGCCGCGCTACGCGCCGGGCGGCAACCAGATGCGCGACCTGTTCCTCGACCCGGCCGAGCAGGCGCTGCACCCGGAATGGCAGAACGTCACCGAGTGCTTCGTGGCGAACCTGCGGCAGGCCGTGGGCACCGACATCGACGACCCTCGGTTCATCGAGCTCACCGGGGAGTTGTCGCTGGCCAGCCCCCGGTTCCGGCAGCTGTGGGGCCGGCACGAGGTGCGCGGCCAGACGGGCGCGCCGGTCCAGCTCAACCACCCGCAGGTCGGCGAGCTGACCCTCAACCGGGAGCGGCTGGCGGTGGGCGGCACCGAGGGTCTGATGCTGATCGTGTTCCATGCGGACGCGGGGTCGGAGCATGCGGACAAGCTGGCCCTGCTGGCCTCCCTCGACCAGGACGCCACGGAACGGGATCCTCTGGTAGACATCGTTCATGATTGATGCGCTGGCGGCCGTGGCCGTGCCGCTTCTGCTCGTCGGCGGGTTGTCCGCCCCGGGTGCCCATGCTCCTTTCGGGGCCGCGGCTTCGGGGGTCCTGCCGCCTCCCGGGGCCGCAGCCTCGGAAGCCCGGCCGTCTTCCGGGGCCGCAGCTTCTGGAGTCCTGTCGCCTCCCGGGGTTGCGGCTTCGGGAGCCCTGCCGCCTCCCGGGGTTGCGGCTTCGGGAGCCCTGCCGCCTTCCGGGGTTGTGGCTTCTGGTGCTCGGCCGGCTGTGCCCGTCAGGGCCGCCGTCACCGGCTCGTTGCCTTCGCCGGCCGGCGGTGTGGTTACCGGCGTGCTGCTGCCGGCGCCTGCCGGAACTGTTTCGGTCACCGCGGTCGACGTCTCGCCGCTCGGGGTGGTCGCCGGCACGGCCGAGGGCCTCCCCCAGCGCTGGGCCAAGCTGCCCGGCGCGGGATGGCTGCGCCAGCCGCTCGCCCTGCCCGCGGGCGCGACCGCCGGCACGGTCACCGGGGTCACCG from Paractinoplanes brasiliensis carries:
- a CDS encoding helix-turn-helix transcriptional regulator — translated: MSDSTNLLGAFLRARRELVTPEQAGIPDVGVRRVPGLRREEVAMLAGISADYYLRLERGRDRRPSVQVLESIARVLRLDDDHWAHLLSLVADGSKRRRRKPRKEVPPPGILKLVGSLAQPAFLEDRYFDIVASNRLARALSPRYAPGGNQMRDLFLDPAEQALHPEWQNVTECFVANLRQAVGTDIDDPRFIELTGELSLASPRFRQLWGRHEVRGQTGAPVQLNHPQVGELTLNRERLAVGGTEGLMLIVFHADAGSEHADKLALLASLDQDATERDPLVDIVHD